The following nucleotide sequence is from Achromobacter spanius.
GCCCTGACATTTCCGGCGTCGATTTGCTCCTTGGCGCCCGGAACCGTGTTGAAGCTGAGTGGCACGTGTCCGCCCATTACATTAGTGAGCGATTCAGCGTCCCCTTTGAAGTAGATAGCCTCGATGTTCGCACCACTCATCGAATTGAACAGCTCACCTGACAGATGCACAGACGTTCCCTTGCCGGAAGTTCCGTAAGATAACAGGCTCGGATCGGCTTTCGATGCGGCAACCACTTCCATAACATTCTGGTACGGGCTATTCTTCGGCACCAGCAGCACATTCGGCACGTCGACTACTTTAGCAACCGGCGTAAAGTCCTCAACGGTGCGGTACGGCAGTTTCTCATACACCAATTCATTTATCGCGTGTCCACTCGCAACGATCAATAGCGTACGTCCATCGGGGGCTGCTGTCGAAACCTGCCGTGCACCAATGGTGCCAGCCGCTCCTGGCCTATTTTCCACCACTACCGGCTGATTCCACATAACGGTAAGTCTGCCGGCCAGATCGCGCGCCACGAGGTCTGTAGCCCCGCCGGGCGCGAACGGCACAATGATCCGTGTTGAGATATTCTGCGCCGTTACAACGAATGGAAAAATGGCAGTAGTCAATATTGCGAGAATGATCCTAAGCTTCATGCTTGCTTCCTGTTGACGTAAGATTTTCTAAGGACAAGCCCAGCAATTCCTGCAGCACTTCTTCGGTGTGCTGGCCACATGTTGGAGGCGAGCTGTAGTGCTCGAGGGGTGTCGCGGACATGCGCATCGGTGACGCTATGAAGGGCACAACGCCACCGCTAACGTGTTTGACGTGACGGACAATTGCGCGCGCGCTTGTCTGTGGATCTGCCAACGCTTCAGCGAGCGTATTGATAGGGCCCGCCACCAGACCAGCGCGCTCAAGCGCCATCAGCCAATGGGCCTTGGTATTCGTGCGTAGCGTAGCCTGTATCGCTTCCAAAAGCGGAGCACGGTTTGTGACTCGTGCGCTGTTTGTCCTAAAGCGCTCGTCATCCATCAGCTCTGCGAGATCGAGGACTTCGCAAAGACGGCGAAATTGAGCGTCGTTACCCGTGACTATGACAATGCTGGCGTCTGCACAGGCGAACGAACAGGAAGGTGATACCGAGGGGGCACCGTTACCGAACCGACCGGGCACTACGCCGGAAACGAGGTAATGACTGGCTTGGTGAGACATCGCCGCCAACTGCGCATCGAACATCGAAATGTCGATGTATTGGCCCTCGGTGCTGCGAGTATCTCTCGCATAGAGGGCAGCCTGAATCGCCAGAGCGGCGTAGGTTCCGGCCATCATGTCAGACATTACTAGCCCAACTTTCAGTGGCCCACCTCCAGGCTCCTCGTCCGGCTTGCCCGTAACACTCATGAGGCCACACATTGCCTGCATCACTGTGTCGTAGCCCATCTGATGCTTACGAGGACCGGTCTGCCCAAACCCACTTATCGAGCAGTAGATGATGCGAGGGTTTATCTTGGAAATGGTGACGTAATCTAGCCCGTACTTGGCGAGGCCACCGGCCTTGAAGTTTTCGACAAAAACATCACACTTTTCCGCTAGCTTCTGAACGGCCTTCTGTCCTTCGGGTGTGCTGATGTCCAACGCGACCGAGCGCTTATTGCGGTTGACGCTGAGATAGTAACTGGACTCGTCGGTAGGCTTTCCTTGACCGTCCACCAAGAACGGGGGCCAAGGCGCCTCTGATCGTCGCCTCTACCAGGTTGTTCAACTTTAATAACATCTGCGCCCAAGTCGCCAAGGATCTGTGTTCCCCAAGGCCCAGAGAACACCCGAGTCATATCCAACACTCGAATTCCCGCGAGCGGGCGACTATCTATTCTCTCGTTCTTCCCGGCAATAGTTGCCATATTCGCCTCTTACATTGATGAGATCAGATCTTCAAGCAAAAGGCGTGCCACCGTCTGACTATCCATTTTTACGACGAAGGCGCGCGCGACACTTTTGGAAGGATGGCGTCAACAACTTCACAACTGCCTTCTGCAGCTACATTGCAGATGTCGTCGCCTTGCGAAAGGTCTCGTCGCCACCATCCCAACCAGTGTTAATGCGGCTAGCGGCGCTCCTCCCCTATTGGCTAGAGGGTGAAACGATCAACTCCCCGTGCGGTAGGTGGTTATCCCTAGGGTGTCCAGGCGAACAATTACTTGTCCGGTTGTTCGTTGATCTCGGCCAGCCGCTTGTATAGATAGGATCGCGAAATTCCCAGCGCTTCCGCAACCTTCTTCTTATTGCCGTGAAATCGCTGTAGATACTCCACGATGAGATCTGCCTCCATGCGGTCCTTGACCTCCTTCATCGAGCCGTCGCGCGGCGCCACGTTGGCCACGCGCACGGTATCCAGGTGATAGGTGTCGCGCGCCTCGCCCGCCATCTCGAAATCCGCCACCCGGATCGCATCGTCGTCGCAGAAAATGGCGGCGCGTTCGATGGCGTGCTGCAACTGGCGCACGTTGCCTGGCCAAGGCAGAGACTGCAGGAAGCGCAGTGCAGCCGGCTCAATCTCCTTGAGGGGCAGGCCGTGCCGATCCGCGAACTGCTTTAGGAAGGCACCCGCCAGCATGGGAATATCCTCCAGGCGCTCGCGCAAGGACGGCAGGCGCAAGGTAACGGCGCTGATGCGGTAAAACAGGTCCAGACGGAAGGCGCCGCTGTCCAGCATGTGATGGAAGTCGCGGTTGCTGGCCGAGATGAGGCGGAAGTTCGAGCGGTGCAGCGACTCGCCTCCAACACGCTGGAATGTGCCGTCCTGCAAGGTCCGCAACAGCTTCACCTGCACTTCCAGAGGCATGTCGCCGATCTCGTCCAGGAACAGCGACCCGCCATCGGCCTGTTCGAACTTTCCGGGCCTGCCCTTGCGATCTGCGCCCGTGAACGCACCGCTCTCGTAGCCGAAGAGTTCGCTTTCAACCAGGGAAACAGGCAGCGCCGCCGCGTTGATGACCACCATGGGATCACTGGCACGTGGACCCAGCATATGGATGGCATGCGCCACCACGTCCTTGCCCACGCCGCTTTCGCCCAACAGCAGCACGGGCACATCCAAGGGCGCGATCTTGACGATCTGTTCCTTCAGCCGCGCCACCGGTTCGCTGTCGCCGATGATCGCATCCAGGCCGCGATTCGGTCGGTCCATACTGGATAGTTCACGCCTGTAGAAGTTCACCTCCTTGCGCAGCCGGGAAATCTCGGCGCTCATCTTCTGCAGCGCGTCCGGGCTCTTGAACATGACCTGGCCGATGGCGCCGACCACGCGGCGCTGGCGATCAAAGATGGGCGTGCGGCTCACGACCCGCGTGGTGCCGTGCATCTCCTGGGTCTGGCCGATCTCGGCCTTGCCGCTGCGCAGCACGTTGTCGAGCCGCGTGTTCTCGATGACCTCGCGCGCCGGCCGACCCACGCCTTCGCCGCGCGACAACTTGAAGAACTTTTCGTGCACCGGACTCATGTAGCGCAAGGTGCCTTGTGCATCGACCACGTTGATCGCGCCGTACGGATTGGTGATGAGATGCCGCAGGATATCGCCGGCGAAGTCGACGCTGGCCACGAAATTGAACAGCGGGTCCGCGTCGTCGTGACTGCTGACCAGGAAGCACGCCGCCTCGGGCGTGGCCACATGCAGCACGCTGAGCGGCTCGTCCAGGTGCTCGAGCGCGAAGCTGGAAGGGATGGGCCGCAAGGTGCGCGCCGCCCAGCGCTTGGACAGATCTCGCAGCAGTCCAGAGTCGGAGCCGATCCCCGAGGCAAAGCACACCTTGCCGCTGGCGTCCAGCACCACGACGCCGCGCATCTCGTTTTCCATGACGCCTGTGTCTCCGAGTGATTTCGTGTTTTTGGGAAAGTGTTTGCGCCGAAGACACCCACCGCTTCAGGACGTATCCATAGGCGTGGCCAGCCCAGCTGCACTCCCTTTTTATAAGATGGCACGAAACTTGCTTGATGTCATCCACGTGACTTCCCCCCTGGATGACAGATGACACCGCAAGAAAACCTGCCCTACGCGGATTCGCAAAAAAACGGCCTGGAACTGCTGGCGCCGTTGCGCGTCCTGGACCTGACAACCTCGATTGCCGGTCCGTACGCGACGCAACTGCTCGCCGACCTGGGCGCGACCGTGCTCAAAGTGGAAAAGCCCGGCACCGGAGACGACACGCGCGCCTGGGGCCCGCCCTTTCTGCAGGACGTCTCGCTCTGGTACCTCAGCGTCAACCGCAACAAGCACAGCCTCACGCTGGACGTGTCGCAGCCCGAAGGGCGCGAAGTCCTCGATGGCTTGCTGGTGCAAAGCGATGTGCTGGTGCTGAACATGGTGCCCCGCGTGCAGCGCAAGCTGGGCCTGGACTATGACAGCCTGAAAGCCGCCTACCCGGCGCTGATCCATGCTTCGCTCACCGGCTTCGGCCTGACGGGTCCGCGCAGCGATTTTCCCTGCTACGACCTGATCGCCGAAGGCTACGCCGGGATCATGGACCTGACCGGCGAACTGGAATCCGCGCCGCAGAAAGTCGGCACGCCGGCCGCCGACCTGCTGGCCGGCCAGGACCTGGCGCTGGCGGTACTAGCAGCCTACATCGCGCGCGGCCAGCATGGCCGCGGCACGCAGATCGACATCTCTATGCAGTCGAGCATGACGCGCTTCGTCTCGCCACGGCTGCTGCCTTATCTGGGGTCCGGCGAGCTGCCCAGGCGCTCGGGCGGCAAAGATTCGGTCATCGCCATCTACCAGGTCTTCGATACGGCCGATGACCCCTTGTCGCTGGGACTGGGCAACGACAGGATCTGGCAGCGCTTCTGGCAGGCCGTGGGAGATCCGGCCTTTGGCGCGCGTGTGGAGTTTGCCAGCAATGCGCACCGCAGGACGCATCGGGAGGCCATCGTGATGCACATCGCCGAGCTGTTGCGCACGCAGCCGCGCGCGCACTGGCTGGCGCTGTTCGCCGAGCACAACATTCCCGCCGGCCCCATCAACCGGCTGGACCAGGTGGCGCAAGACCCGGACCTGCTGGACAAGGGCCTGATCTATCGCGCCCGCGCCTCCAACGGCGCCATTCCTCAGGTGGGGCTGGGCATAGGCTTTGACGGCTCCCAGCATGTCCACCGCAAGTCTCCGCCCGCACTGGGCGAAGACACCGACGACGTCCTGCGCGGCTGGCTGGGATACGCCGGTCCGCGCATCGACGCGCTGCGCGAGCGCGGCGTGATTTGACCCATTCCATTCTCGATAACCCCACAGATCAAGGACAGCACCATGGAGTTCCAGGACATCCTCTACGAGGAGCAAGGCCCCGTCGGCATTCTGACGCTGAACCGTCCCGACGACGGAAACATGTTCACCGAAACGATGTGCCATGAGATCCGCGACTGCATCAACGCGGTCCGGCGCGAAACGCGCACCCGCGTGCTCGTCATCACCGGGGCCGGCGACCGCTTCTTTTGCCTGGGCGGACGCAAGGACGGCATGCAGGACAGCCAGCTCTACGCAGGCGTGTTGCCGACGCTGGACATGTACGAAAGCATCGACCGCCTGCAGAAGCCTGTGATCGCCTCTGTCAACGGTTACGCCGTGGGCGGCGGCAATGTGCTGCAGATGGTTTGCGACATCACCATCGCCTCGGACAAGGCCATGTTCCGTCAGGTCGGCCCCATGGTCGGCAGCTTCGACGCCGGTTACGGCACCTGGTATCTGGAAGACCTGGTCGGCAAGAAGCGGGCCAAGGACATCTGGTACAGCAACCCCAAGATCTCGCCGCAGGAAGCCGTGGAAATGGGCCTGATCAACCGGGTCGTACCGGCCGCAGAGTTGCGCCAGGCCACGATGGAGCATGCCCTGAAGATCGCCGACCGCGGCGCCTTCGCGCTGGCTTCGATCAAGGGCGCCTTCAATGCGCGCCATGGCGGCGTGGGCGGCCTTTCGCGCATGGCGCACGACCTGCTGCTGCGCGGCTACCTCGACACCTCGGAACATGACGAACTGGCGGCATCGTTCGCGGAAAAGCGCGCGCCGGACGCCGGCAAGTTCGGTCATTGAGACGCTTTGCCGCAACGAGACACCCAATATGAACACCCTACTTACGCTGCAGACCCCGCACGCTGCCCGCCAGTACTACCTGTCCGGCATCTGGCAGCAGGACACCCTGTACACGCTGGCCCGCCATCACGCGCGCGAGCGGCCCGACGCCTATGCCCTGCGCGACCCTTACCGGCGCCTGACCTGGAGCCAGCTGCTCCAGCACGTCGACAGCGTGGCCGAGAGCCTGCACCGGGCCGGACTGCGGCAGGGCGACCGGGTGGCGGCCTGGCTGCCCAGCCGCGCCGAGACCGTCATCCTGTTCCTGGCCTGCTCCCGCGGCGGCTATGTTTATTGCCCATCGCTGCACCAGAACTACACCGTGGCCGAAGTGGTCGAGCTGGCACGGCGCATGTACTGCCGCGCCCTGTTCGCCGCCGTCGGCTATGGCGCGGATGCCGACAAGAAGGACATCTTCGCGCTGGCGCACGAGATACCCAGCCTCAAGCGCTTCTACGCCCTGCCGCGGCCGGACATGCCGCTGCCCCCGGGGGCCCATCCTTTCCCCGACGCCGCCGACCTGCCGCCCGTGCGGACTCCTCCGGTGCTCAACCCGGACAAGATCACCTACCTGGCCTTCACCTCCGGCACCACCGGCGCCCCCAAGGGTGTGATGCACAGCGATAACACGCTGCTGGCCAATGGCCGGGCGCTGGTGCGCGACTGGCACCACACCCAGGATACCGTCGCTCTCAGCCTCAGCCCCATGAGCCATCACATCGGCACCGTGGCGCTGGAGCAGATGCTGGTGGCCGGCATGGAGCTGGCGTTGCACGATCCGGCCGCTGGACTGGCGCCGCTGGACTGGCTGCAAACCTGCAAGGCGACTTACGTCATGGGCGTGCCCACGCATGCCATGGATCTGCTGGCGGAAATGAAGCGCCGCGGGCTGGACAGGCTGGGCGAGGTGCAGGCCTTCTACATGGCCGGTTCGCCCATCCCCCAGGAACTGGCGGAGAAATTCCTGCACATCGGCGTCAAGCCGCAGAACGTCTACGGCATGACCGAGAACGGCTCGCACCAGTACACACTGCCCGACGCCCCCACCGGCGTCATCGTGGGCACCTGCGGACAAGCCTGCAAGGGCTATGAGATCCGCATCTGGAAACAGGAGGATCCCGACGCCGAAGCCGAGCCGGGAGAAATCGGAGAGATCGGCGGACGCGGCGGCCTCCTAATGCTGGGCTACTACAGCAACCAGGAAGCCACCGAAGCCTCGTTCAACGCCTCTGGCTGGTTCATGAGCGGAGATCTGGGCGTGCAGGACGCCGAGGGCAACGTGCGCATCGTCGGGCGCAAGAAGGACCTGATCATCCGGGGCGGTCACAACATCCACCCCGCGCGCATCGAGGACCTCACCCATCGCCACCCGCAGGTGCTGCGGGCCGCCGCCTTCGCCGTTTCGGACCCAAGGCTAGGCGAGATGGTGTGCCTGGCCATCGTCCCCCAGCCCGGCAGCTCACCGCAGGCCGACGAAATCCTCCATCACCTCAACGAGGTCGGCCTGTCGAAGTACGACATGCCCGAGTACTACATCCTGCTGGACAGCTTTCCCATGACCGCCAGCGGCAAGATCCTCAAGCGTGCGCTGATGGACTGGGTCAAGGACGAAAAGATCGCGCCCATCCCCGTGCGCTGGCAAGGCGCCGCCACGAATACCAAGTGAGACACGCATGATTCAGGAATCAACCCTGCCGGGCGGCATCGCCGTGCTGGCCCTGGACCGGCAGAAGGCGCTGAACGCGCTCAGCTTCGAACAACTGCGGAACCTGGACCTGGCCGTCGAACGCGTGTCGGCCTCGGCAGCGCGCGGACTGGTCATCACAGGCGCCGGCTCCAAGGCCTTCTGCGCCGGGGCCGACATCCCGGAGCTGGTGGGACGCACGCTGCGCGACGAGCATGAAGGCGCCCGCCTGGGCCAGGAAGTGTTCCAACGCATCAGCCAGCTGCGCATCCCCTCGGTTGCCGTGATCCACGGCTATGCCTTCGGCGGCGGCCTGGAGCTGGCGCTGGCCTGCACCTTCCGCGTCGCCACGCCCGCAGCCCGCATGGGCCTGCCCGAGGTCAAGCTGGGCCTCATTCCCGGCTACGGCGGGACGCAACGCCTGCCCCGGCTGGTGGGCGAAGGGCGCGCGCTCGAACTCATCCTGTCCGGCCGGACGGTGAAGGCCGATGAAGCCGAGCGCATCGGCCTGGTGAACCAGATCGCGGAGGAAGGCGAGCCCGCGGCCATCGGCGCGGCCTATCTCGCGCCGATGCTCCAGCACGGCCTGCACGCGCTCGACTTCGCCCGCCAGGCGGTCCAGCGCGGCATGCAGACGTCGCTGGAGCTCGGGCTGCGCATCGAACGCGACCTTTCCACCCTGGCCTATCGCAGCGCCGACGCCGCCGAAGGCATGCAGGCCTTTCTCGAAAAACGCCCCCCCTGCTTCAAGGATGCATGACCATGCCTGAATCCACCATCGTCGTCACCGGCGCCAGCCGCGGCATCGGCGCCGATATCGCTCTCTCTCTCGCACGCGCCGGCTTTCGGGTCGCCTGCCTGTCGCGCTCGGGCCAGGCGCCTGAACTGGCGGACGTGCCTGAAGCGCTGCGCGCCCGCTGGCATGCCGTGGCCTGCGACGTCGGCGACGCCGCGCAGATCCAGCGCGCATTCGCCGAAGTCTCCGAACGCGCCTCAGGCCGCATCGCCGGCCTGGTGAACAACGCCGGTCAGCACACCGACGGCGCGGCCGCCACGCTGGCGCCCGCGGCGTTTGAATCCCTGATGCGCAGCAACGCCACGTCCGTGCTCATGGCCAGCCAGGCCGCCTATCCGCTGCTGCAGGCCAACGGCGGCGGCGTCATCGTCAACATGGGCTCGTTCTACGACAAGCTGGGCGTCAAGAAGAATCTGTCCTACTGCGCATCCAAGGCGGCGGTGGGCGCCATTACGCGCTGCCTGGCTGTGGAATGGGCGGCCGACGACATCCAGGTCGTCAATCTGGCGCCGGGCTACGTCATGACCAGCCTGAACCGCGAGTACATGACCAGCGGACCGCTGGCCCAACACCTGCAGAAGCGCATTCCGCGCCGCAGTCCAGCCGAAGCCGCCGAAGTCGCCGACGCGGTGGCCATGCTGTTCTCGCTGCGCTCGCGCTTTCTGACTGGCGAGACCATTTATCTGGACGGCGGCCAGAGCCTGATAGTCTGAGCCCCGC
It contains:
- a CDS encoding Bug family tripartite tricarboxylate transporter substrate binding protein, with amino-acid sequence MKLRIILAILTTAIFPFVVTAQNISTRIIVPFAPGGATDLVARDLAGRLTVMWNQPVVVENRPGAAGTIGARQVSTAAPDGRTLLIVASGHAINELVYEKLPYRTVEDFTPVAKVVDVPNVLLVPKNSPYQNVMEVVAASKADPSLLSYGTSGKGTSVHLSGELFNSMSGANIEAIYFKGDAESLTNVMGGHVPLSFNTVPGAKEQIDAGNVRAIAVTSRTRVPVLSSVPTIAESGVSNYEVSTWFGILGPKDMDRALVKRINADIRIAMNAPEIVKKLRDRGMIVSVGTPSDFDQLIRAEISKWRPVVTQLGLRGKN
- a CDS encoding CoA transferase; this encodes MDGQGKPTDESSYYLSVNRNKRSVALDISTPEGQKAVQKLAEKCDVFVENFKAGGLAKYGLDYVTISKINPRIIYCSISGFGQTGPRKHQMGYDTVMQAMCGLMSVTGKPDEEPGGGPLKVGLVMSDMMAGTYAALAIQAALYARDTRSTEGQYIDISMFDAQLAAMSHQASHYLVSGVVPGRFGNGAPSVSPSCSFACADASIVIVTGNDAQFRRLCEVLDLAELMDDERFRTNSARVTNRAPLLEAIQATLRTNTKAHWLMALERAGLVAGPINTLAEALADPQTSARAIVRHVKHVSGGVVPFIASPMRMSATPLEHYSSPPTCGQHTEEVLQELLGLSLENLTSTGSKHEA
- a CDS encoding sigma-54 interaction domain-containing protein, coding for MENEMRGVVVLDASGKVCFASGIGSDSGLLRDLSKRWAARTLRPIPSSFALEHLDEPLSVLHVATPEAACFLVSSHDDADPLFNFVASVDFAGDILRHLITNPYGAINVVDAQGTLRYMSPVHEKFFKLSRGEGVGRPAREVIENTRLDNVLRSGKAEIGQTQEMHGTTRVVSRTPIFDRQRRVVGAIGQVMFKSPDALQKMSAEISRLRKEVNFYRRELSSMDRPNRGLDAIIGDSEPVARLKEQIVKIAPLDVPVLLLGESGVGKDVVAHAIHMLGPRASDPMVVINAAALPVSLVESELFGYESGAFTGADRKGRPGKFEQADGGSLFLDEIGDMPLEVQVKLLRTLQDGTFQRVGGESLHRSNFRLISASNRDFHHMLDSGAFRLDLFYRISAVTLRLPSLRERLEDIPMLAGAFLKQFADRHGLPLKEIEPAALRFLQSLPWPGNVRQLQHAIERAAIFCDDDAIRVADFEMAGEARDTYHLDTVRVANVAPRDGSMKEVKDRMEADLIVEYLQRFHGNKKKVAEALGISRSYLYKRLAEINEQPDK
- a CDS encoding CaiB/BaiF CoA transferase family protein yields the protein MTPQENLPYADSQKNGLELLAPLRVLDLTTSIAGPYATQLLADLGATVLKVEKPGTGDDTRAWGPPFLQDVSLWYLSVNRNKHSLTLDVSQPEGREVLDGLLVQSDVLVLNMVPRVQRKLGLDYDSLKAAYPALIHASLTGFGLTGPRSDFPCYDLIAEGYAGIMDLTGELESAPQKVGTPAADLLAGQDLALAVLAAYIARGQHGRGTQIDISMQSSMTRFVSPRLLPYLGSGELPRRSGGKDSVIAIYQVFDTADDPLSLGLGNDRIWQRFWQAVGDPAFGARVEFASNAHRRTHREAIVMHIAELLRTQPRAHWLALFAEHNIPAGPINRLDQVAQDPDLLDKGLIYRARASNGAIPQVGLGIGFDGSQHVHRKSPPALGEDTDDVLRGWLGYAGPRIDALRERGVI
- a CDS encoding enoyl-CoA hydratase-related protein, with the translated sequence MEFQDILYEEQGPVGILTLNRPDDGNMFTETMCHEIRDCINAVRRETRTRVLVITGAGDRFFCLGGRKDGMQDSQLYAGVLPTLDMYESIDRLQKPVIASVNGYAVGGGNVLQMVCDITIASDKAMFRQVGPMVGSFDAGYGTWYLEDLVGKKRAKDIWYSNPKISPQEAVEMGLINRVVPAAELRQATMEHALKIADRGAFALASIKGAFNARHGGVGGLSRMAHDLLLRGYLDTSEHDELAASFAEKRAPDAGKFGH
- a CDS encoding class I adenylate-forming enzyme family protein, with translation MNTLLTLQTPHAARQYYLSGIWQQDTLYTLARHHARERPDAYALRDPYRRLTWSQLLQHVDSVAESLHRAGLRQGDRVAAWLPSRAETVILFLACSRGGYVYCPSLHQNYTVAEVVELARRMYCRALFAAVGYGADADKKDIFALAHEIPSLKRFYALPRPDMPLPPGAHPFPDAADLPPVRTPPVLNPDKITYLAFTSGTTGAPKGVMHSDNTLLANGRALVRDWHHTQDTVALSLSPMSHHIGTVALEQMLVAGMELALHDPAAGLAPLDWLQTCKATYVMGVPTHAMDLLAEMKRRGLDRLGEVQAFYMAGSPIPQELAEKFLHIGVKPQNVYGMTENGSHQYTLPDAPTGVIVGTCGQACKGYEIRIWKQEDPDAEAEPGEIGEIGGRGGLLMLGYYSNQEATEASFNASGWFMSGDLGVQDAEGNVRIVGRKKDLIIRGGHNIHPARIEDLTHRHPQVLRAAAFAVSDPRLGEMVCLAIVPQPGSSPQADEILHHLNEVGLSKYDMPEYYILLDSFPMTASGKILKRALMDWVKDEKIAPIPVRWQGAATNTK
- a CDS encoding enoyl-CoA hydratase/isomerase family protein — encoded protein: MIQESTLPGGIAVLALDRQKALNALSFEQLRNLDLAVERVSASAARGLVITGAGSKAFCAGADIPELVGRTLRDEHEGARLGQEVFQRISQLRIPSVAVIHGYAFGGGLELALACTFRVATPAARMGLPEVKLGLIPGYGGTQRLPRLVGEGRALELILSGRTVKADEAERIGLVNQIAEEGEPAAIGAAYLAPMLQHGLHALDFARQAVQRGMQTSLELGLRIERDLSTLAYRSADAAEGMQAFLEKRPPCFKDA
- a CDS encoding SDR family NAD(P)-dependent oxidoreductase, with product MPESTIVVTGASRGIGADIALSLARAGFRVACLSRSGQAPELADVPEALRARWHAVACDVGDAAQIQRAFAEVSERASGRIAGLVNNAGQHTDGAAATLAPAAFESLMRSNATSVLMASQAAYPLLQANGGGVIVNMGSFYDKLGVKKNLSYCASKAAVGAITRCLAVEWAADDIQVVNLAPGYVMTSLNREYMTSGPLAQHLQKRIPRRSPAEAAEVADAVAMLFSLRSRFLTGETIYLDGGQSLIV